The Chrysemys picta bellii isolate R12L10 chromosome 12, ASM1138683v2, whole genome shotgun sequence genome has a segment encoding these proteins:
- the LOC112061553 gene encoding antigen-presenting glycoprotein CD1d-like has translation MLLALLLLPWAWGALAASPPVPPASITLQLLQIDVFHNAGSTDTQGMALLGDLETHSMDCSTCEIRFLQPWAQQGLTPKQWQDLELLIHRYLFNFNRTVNRLAQHHGGSYPFVTQVSLGCELPPNGTSRGFYDAAVNGEDFISFDVDGGEWVARQEDNVAALYTRDLLNRDKGTRSTIQFLLRTTCVSELESFVQYGNESLERQERPVAVVFARAPPSAGAPAPVLLVCRVTGFYPRPVRVAWLQDGEEVGPGGRLNSSGILPNADLTYQLRSSLAVGPGAGHSYACRVQHSSLGGWSLLIPWEQSRPWGPGLAVGITLGVVAVAAVAVVLWRSRRRGYQDVGPGESSP, from the exons ATGCTGCTCGCTCTGCTGCTCCTCCCATGGGCATGGGGGGCCCTGGCCG cctcccctcctgtccccccagcGTCTATCACCCTCCAGCTGCTCCAAATCGACGTCTTCCACAACGCAGGCTCCACGGACACACAGGGGATGGCCCTGCTGGGCGACCTGGAGACCCACTCCATGGACTGCAGCACCTGCGAGatccgcttcctgcagccctgggcccagcagggccTGACCCCGAAGCAGTGGCAGGACCTGGAGCTGCTGATCCATCGCTACCTGTTCAACTTCAACCGGACTGTGAACAGATTAGCCCAGCACCACGGAGGGAGCT ACCCCTTTGTTACCCAGGTCTCCCTCGGCTGCGAGCTGCCCCCCAACGGCACCTCGAGGGGATTCTATGACGCCGCGGTGAACGGCGAGGACTTCATCAGCTTCGACGTGGACGGAGGCGAATGGGTCGCTCGCCAGGAGGACAATGTGGCTGCGCTCTACACGCGGGACCTTCTCAACCGGGATAAGGGCACAAGAAGCACGATTCAGTTTCTCCTGAGAACGACGTGTGTCAGTGAGCTCGAGAGCTTTGTCCAGTATGGGAACGAGTCtctggagagacaag AGCGGCCGGTCGCCGTGGTGTTTGCCCGAGCGCCTCCCTCAGCCGGGGCCCCCGCGCCGGTACTGCTGGTTTGCCGGGTCACCGGTTTCTACCCCCGGCCCGTCCGCGTGGCCTGGCTGCAGgacggggaggaggtggggccgggcGGGCGGCTGAACTCCAGCGGGATCCTGCCCAACGCGGACCTGACCTACCAGCTGCGCAGCTCCCTGGCCGTGGGGCCGGGCGCCGGGCACAGCTACGCCTGCCGGGTGCagcacagcagcctggggggctggagcctgctgaTCCCCTGGG AGCAGAGCAGGCCCTGGGGCCCCGGCCTGGCCGTGGGCATCACCCTGGGGGTTGTGGCCGTAGCCGCCGTGGCCGTGGTGCTGTGGCGGAGCAGACGCAG GGGCTACCAGGATGTTGGACCAGGGGAGTCCAGTCCCTGA
- the LOC112061624 gene encoding antigen-presenting glycoprotein CD1d-like isoform X2 — translation MLLALLLLPWAWGALAASPPVPPASVTFRVLQINVFHNASSTDMDMRVLLGDLKTHSVNCSTCEIHFLQPWAQQGLTPKEWQDLELLTHYYLSDFNRTVNTIAQHHGGGYPFVTQVSLGCELPPNGTSRGFYDIGVNGEDFISFDAVAGKWVARQGDKLALYVRQRLSRNKGAVITLQFLLRTTFVNLIESFVQYGNESLERQERPVAVVFARAPPPAGTPAPVLLVCRVTGFYPRPVRVAWLQDGEEVGPGGRLNSSGILPNADLTYQLRSSLAVGPGAGHSYACRVQHSSLGGRSLLIPWEHSRPWGPGLAVGITLGVVAVAAVAVVRWRSRRRGYQDVRPGESRV, via the exons atgctgctcgctctgctgctcctcccctgGGCATGGGGGGCCCTGGCCG cctcccctcctgtccccccagcGTCTGTCACCTTCCGGGTGCTCCAAATCAACGTCTTCCACAACGCCAGCTCCACAGACATGGATATGAGAGTCCTGCTGGGCGACCTGAAGACCCACTCCGTGAACTGCAGCACCTGCgagatccacttcctgcagccctgggcccagcagggtcTGACCCCGAAGGAGTGGCAGGACCTGGAGCTGCTGACCCATTATTACCTGTCTGACTTCAACCGGACTGTGAACACAATAGCCCAGCACCACGGAGGGGGCT ACCCCTTTGTTACCCAGGTCTCCCTCGGCTGCGAGCTGCCCCCCAACGGCACCTCGAGGGGATTCTATGATATCGGAGTGAACGGGGAGGACTTCATCAGCTTTGATGCGGTGGCAGGGAAATGGGTCGCTCGGCAGGGGGACAAGCTGGCGCTCTACGTCCGGCAGCGTCTCAGTCGGAATAAGGGCGCAGTCATCACGCTTCAGTTTCTCCTGAGAACAACGTTTGTCAATCTGATCGAGAGCTTTGTCCAGTACGGGAACGAGTCtctggagagacaag AGCGGCCGGTCGCCGTGGTGTTTGCCCGAGCGCCTCCCCCAGCCGGGACCCCCGCGCCGGTACTGCTGGTTTGCCGGGTCACCGGTTTCTACCCACGGCCCGTCCGCGTGGCCTGGCTgcaggatggggaggaggtggggccgggcGGGCGGCTGAACTCCAGCGGGATCCTGCCCAACGCGGACCTGACCTACCAGCTGCGCAGCTCCCTGGCCGTGGGGCCGGGCGCCGGGCACAGCTACGCCTGCCGGGTGCagcacagcagcctggggggccGGAGCCTGCTGATCCCCTGGG AGCACAGCAGGCCCTGGGGCCCCGGCCTGGCCGTGGGCATCACCCTGGGGGTTGTGGCCGTAGCCGCCGTGGCTGTGGTGCGGTGGCGGAGCAGACGCAG GGGCTACCAGGACGTTAGACCAGGGGAGTCCAGGGTCTGA
- the LOC112061624 gene encoding antigen-presenting glycoprotein CD1d-like isoform X1 yields MLLALLLLPWAWGALAASPPVPPASVTFRVLQINVFHNASSTDMDMRVLLGDLKTHSVNCSTCEIHFLQPWAQQGLTPKEWQDLELLTHYYLSDFNRTVNTIAQHHGGGYPFVTQVSLGCELPPNGTSRGFYDIGVNGEDFISFDAVAGKWVARQGDKLALYVRQRLSRNKGAVITLQFLLRTTFVNLIESFVQYGNESLERQERPVAVVFARAPPPAGTPAPVLLVCRVTGFYPRPVRVAWLQDGEEVGPGGRLNSSGILPNADLTYQLRSSLAVGPGAGHSYACRVQHSSLGGRSLLIPWGATRTLDQGSPGSEGAAPAPASGSAPLLGTWHSGPGLCPAPELRAPKAGLDRGPGRSGWGGGILLPLGPWGHVGHLGHCGIAGVQDPQGAGAGLCRSINPSGRGCPAGPRGCRSQAWVQGSDTATYTKAMGAWGSQEGPGRVSRLSWGARVASGFPVGHRPSYLQEALTTLRPAGRRGGRSKPLAGLS; encoded by the exons atgctgctcgctctgctgctcctcccctgGGCATGGGGGGCCCTGGCCG cctcccctcctgtccccccagcGTCTGTCACCTTCCGGGTGCTCCAAATCAACGTCTTCCACAACGCCAGCTCCACAGACATGGATATGAGAGTCCTGCTGGGCGACCTGAAGACCCACTCCGTGAACTGCAGCACCTGCgagatccacttcctgcagccctgggcccagcagggtcTGACCCCGAAGGAGTGGCAGGACCTGGAGCTGCTGACCCATTATTACCTGTCTGACTTCAACCGGACTGTGAACACAATAGCCCAGCACCACGGAGGGGGCT ACCCCTTTGTTACCCAGGTCTCCCTCGGCTGCGAGCTGCCCCCCAACGGCACCTCGAGGGGATTCTATGATATCGGAGTGAACGGGGAGGACTTCATCAGCTTTGATGCGGTGGCAGGGAAATGGGTCGCTCGGCAGGGGGACAAGCTGGCGCTCTACGTCCGGCAGCGTCTCAGTCGGAATAAGGGCGCAGTCATCACGCTTCAGTTTCTCCTGAGAACAACGTTTGTCAATCTGATCGAGAGCTTTGTCCAGTACGGGAACGAGTCtctggagagacaag AGCGGCCGGTCGCCGTGGTGTTTGCCCGAGCGCCTCCCCCAGCCGGGACCCCCGCGCCGGTACTGCTGGTTTGCCGGGTCACCGGTTTCTACCCACGGCCCGTCCGCGTGGCCTGGCTgcaggatggggaggaggtggggccgggcGGGCGGCTGAACTCCAGCGGGATCCTGCCCAACGCGGACCTGACCTACCAGCTGCGCAGCTCCCTGGCCGTGGGGCCGGGCGCCGGGCACAGCTACGCCTGCCGGGTGCagcacagcagcctggggggccGGAGCCTGCTGATCCCCTGGG GGGCTACCAGGACGTTAGACCAGGGGAGTCCAGGGTCTGAGGGGGCGGCACCGGCCCCAGCGTCGGGATCGGCCCCTCTCCTGGGGACATGGCACTCAGGACCGGGTCTGTGCCCGGCTCCAGAGCTGAGGGCGCCGAAGGCAGGACTGGATCGGGGCCCTGGGagatcggggtgggggggtgggattcTCCTCCCTCTGGGACCTTGGGGGCACGTTGGACACTTGGGGCACTGTGGGATCGCTGGGGTCCAGGATCCGCAGGGAGCCGGCGCTGGCCTGTGCCGTTCAATAAACCCTTCAGGGAGGGGCTGCCCAGCGGGCCCCCGGGGCTGTAGGAGCCAGgcctgggtgcaggggtcagACACAGCTACATACACAAAGGCGATGGGCGcgtgggggtcccaggagggccCTGGCAGGGTGTCCAGGCTGAGCTGGGGTGCCCGGGTAGCAAGTGGGTTCCCCGTGGGACATAGGCCCAGCTACCTCCAGGAAGCCCTGACAACACTACGGCCCGCGGGGCGCCGGGGAGGCCGCTCCAAGCCGCTGGCTGGGCTGAGCTGa